Below is a window of Oceaniferula flava DNA.
AAGCATTAAGCGGTGTGGCGCGCATGAGTAGGAAAGTCAACGGCCGGTGGGAGGGTATTTTCGGACGTGGTCGCATTGTGCAGATGCTCATGGGTAGTAAGTCCCAGGAGATCAAACGGGTCCGACTCGATGAGCTCAGCACTCATGGGATTCTCAAGGACTGCGGCACCGCGTATTTGAATGAGCTTTTCAGATCCTTGCAGAAAGCCGGCCTGGTGTTCACGCAGCGGGGGGAGTTTCCCCTGATGACGCTTACCCCACAGGGTGAAAAGGTGATGTTAGGGAAGTCGTCGTGTCGACTGGTCTGGCCGGAGCAGCATCAGTCGAGCCCCGTGAAGGAGTCGGAGATGATTATCGAGGAGTTTGGCTTTGATGGTCAGCTCTATGATCAGCTCAGGGACCTGCGCCAGCAGTTGGCCCAGCGGGAGAGAGTGCCACCCTATCAAATCTTTCCTAACAAGACGCTGGAATATTTCACCCGACTCCGCCCCAAAACCATGGCCGCCGGCATGCGCATCAAGGGCGTGGGAGAGGTCAAGGCGGAGAAGTATCTGCAAGCCTTTGTGGATACGATTGTGGCATTCGATTGATCACTCGTTAGAACCTTGATCGCTACCGAAAAAACTGGCCATTCTCCAGAAATCGGCCTAAGCTGGAGTCGATATGGACGCACTGATCCAACATGTGGAAAACGGCACCGAGCTGAGCTCGCGTGAAATCGATGTGGCTGCAGAGATGCTGCTGAACCCCGAGATCTGCGACGATAAAAAAGCTCGGTTTTTAAAGGCGCTCACCAACAAAGGCGAGACTCCCGCTGAGATTGCCGGTTTTGTGGAAGCCTTTTTAGCGCGCGCCGTGGACCCCGGCGTGACGGAGCTGGATCTGGAGGGACCCACCCTCGATGTCTGTGGCACGGGAGGTGACAAGCTCAACATGTTCAACGTCTCTACCACCAGCATGTTTGTCATCGCCGCCGGCGGTGCGGTGGTGGTGAAACACGGCAACCGCGGTATCACTTCGAAGAGTGGTGGTGCGGACGTGTTAGAGGCGCTGGGAATCAATATCGAACACTCTCCGGAAGAATTCAGAAAATGTCTCGAGCACGCCGGCGTCGGCTTTCTGTTCGCTCCCAAATACCACCCTGCATTCAAGGCGGTGGGGCCCGTCCGCGCGGCTTTGGCCAAGGAGGGGGTGAGAACCATTTTCAACCTGATCGGGCCGCTGTTGAACCCAGCTCGCCCTGAGTGCCAGCTGGTGGGTGTCTGTGACCCGGATCTCGATGCCGCCTACGCAGATATTTTACAACGTCTCGGTCGCGACAGCGCCTGGGTGGTGCATGGCACCACGGCAGACGGTGGCCCGGTGGATGAAGTCAGCCTGCTCGGGCCGACCCGTATTTGCAAATCCGGTCGATTCCAGTCGCCAGTCGATGAGGAAGTCAAACCCGAAGACTTTGGATTCACCGCCTGTGAAGTGGAAGACCTGCGCGGTGGTGATGCCGAGGTGAATGCCAAGATCCTCACCGATGTGCTCAGTGGGGTGGAAACCGGACCGAAGCGCGAAATGGTGCTGCTCAATGCCGGAGCGGGACTGGCCTGCGCTGGCCTGGCCGATACCTTGGGGGCTGCGATCACGCTGGCTGCGCAATTGATCGATTCCGGTCAGGCGATTGAGCGACTGCACAAGCTGCAAGCCATCAGCAAGCAGCTCAGTGAGGCATCGGTCTAACTGATGTTAGCCCATGTTTGGGCCGAACTTCACTAGGGGCTGGGCAAAGCGCTCGGCCATGATGTTCGTGCGTGGAACAAGCGCTCGAAATAATCAGAATAATTTAGCGGCAGAATCCGAAGATTCGTGTAGTCTGTGTTGTTGTGCATTTTGACCAACAATGACCACCCCATAAATTATTCATGAGTTCCCACGTTAAGCCTACCAAGATTCCCCAAGAGAGAGATTTTACCGGAGGTATGATTCACTCGCAGTCCTGCGCCTACATTGGCTCGACAGGAGAAAGAGACCTCGATCACAAGCTGCTAGCACTCTCGAAGGAGATTTCCGGCGGCGAAGATAACTGTCTGTTAGCCGAGATGCTGATCTCCGCGGTGAGAACCTCGCGAGGGGCGGTGACCGAGGGGGATTTCAAAATGATGAACCGCTCACTCAAGGAGATGCGGATCGCCAACGAGGTGTTTTACCCTTATCGAAATTGCCGCAAGATCTCCGTGTTCGGTTCGGCTCGCACCGATCCGGAAGAGCCTGAATACAAGGCTGCGGTTGAGTTTTCCGACAAGATGCGTGAAGCCGGCTTCATGACCATCACCGGCGCAGGTCCGGGTATCATGGCCGCTGGTAACGAGGGCGCAGGACGCGAGGATAGCTTCGGCCTGAACATCAACCTTCCCTTCGAGGCCTCTG
It encodes the following:
- the trpD gene encoding anthranilate phosphoribosyltransferase, with amino-acid sequence MDALIQHVENGTELSSREIDVAAEMLLNPEICDDKKARFLKALTNKGETPAEIAGFVEAFLARAVDPGVTELDLEGPTLDVCGTGGDKLNMFNVSTTSMFVIAAGGAVVVKHGNRGITSKSGGADVLEALGINIEHSPEEFRKCLEHAGVGFLFAPKYHPAFKAVGPVRAALAKEGVRTIFNLIGPLLNPARPECQLVGVCDPDLDAAYADILQRLGRDSAWVVHGTTADGGPVDEVSLLGPTRICKSGRFQSPVDEEVKPEDFGFTACEVEDLRGGDAEVNAKILTDVLSGVETGPKREMVLLNAGAGLACAGLADTLGAAITLAAQLIDSGQAIERLHKLQAISKQLSEASV